The following is a genomic window from Abditibacteriaceae bacterium.
TCATCAAGGACGATTACGCCAAAGCCGGTGTGCCAATGCTGCCTGTTGTGAAGGGCGACCGTTACACCGTGATACAAATTATCGGCTACGCACTGCTAACGGCGGCGATTTCGGGCTTGCCCCTATTGCTGCAAGTGCGCGGGCCGGTGTATATTGTTTCGGCCCTTGTCTTGAATGCGATTTTGCTGTGGCAGAGTTGGGCCTTGTTAAAAGGCGTGACACGTCCGCGCGCCAGCAAGTTGTTCCATTTTTCGATGTTGTATTTAGCGTTGTTGTTCGCGGCCATGGCTGTGGATCGCACGCTATGGAAGCCGTTGACGAACCAAGCGGTACGGTCGAATTCGACCGTACGTGTAGTTGTTAATTTCGAGAGGCAATAACGGAATGGCTCAGGTCTTTTCTCCGGGCAGTAATACGCTCGCTAAATCAGGTATCGTCGCGGTCTTGCTGGGCATACCCACGCTGGGCGGCGCGCTTTACGCCATGAATATGACGTACGGCACGCAGGTCTATGTGCCGCTCGATCAGCCTGTGCAGTTTTCGCACAAGCATCACGTCGGCGACGACGGCATCGACTGCCGTTACTGCCACACGTCGGTGGATAAATCGGCGTATGCCGGTATTCCCCAGACGGATACGTGTATGAGCTGTCACTCGCAATTGTGGTCCGATGCGCCCATGTTGCAGGTCGTGCAGGAAAGCAAGCGTCAGGGCAAGCCGATTGTCTGGAACCGCGTTCACGACTTGCCCGATTACACCTATTTCAACCACTCGATTCACGTCAACAAGGGCGTTCCGTGCCAAACCTGTCACGGCCAAATCGACAACATGCCGCAAACCTATAAGGTGCGCACGTTGGCGATGGACTGGTGTGTCGATTGTCACAAGAATCCCGGCAGCCAGTTGCGTCCGAAAGACAAGGTTTATTCGATGCAGTGGAAGCCGCCGAAAGATGCTGCTGCGCGCCAGGCGCTGCAAGCGCAGTTGATCAAG
Proteins encoded in this region:
- a CDS encoding cytochrome c3 family protein; this translates as MAQVFSPGSNTLAKSGIVAVLLGIPTLGGALYAMNMTYGTQVYVPLDQPVQFSHKHHVGDDGIDCRYCHTSVDKSAYAGIPQTDTCMSCHSQLWSDAPMLQVVQESKRQGKPIVWNRVHDLPDYTYFNHSIHVNKGVPCQTCHGQIDNMPQTYKVRTLAMDWCVDCHKNPGSQLRPKDKVYSMQWKPPKDAAARQALQAQLIKEYNIRSPHQLTDCSVCHR